Proteins encoded in a region of the Sander lucioperca isolate FBNREF2018 chromosome 4, SLUC_FBN_1.2, whole genome shotgun sequence genome:
- the LOC116042625 gene encoding keratin, type I cytoskeletal 13-like has product MSISSRSYGQRTMSVYGGAGGRGTRISSSQQSYRASSGGFNGYDGLDLHVGANEKATMQNLNDRLGSYLEKVHILEKENNRLDKQIREWYQSRTVICHDYTKYFAIIDDLKDKICIASKLNAKTVLGIDNAKLAADDFQMKYENELAMRMAVEADISGLKRMFDEMNLAKMDLENECETLNEELIMLKRNHEEELALLMSQMGGQVNVAVDASPSTDLNQVMSEIREHYESVIGKNRKELEAWYQNKITVVEQEVNTHTEILVTFSTEVKDLKSAFQRLQIELQSNLSMKASLEGTLAETQTRYAAQLASLQNMVTSLETRVSQLHANIASNKLEYDMLLDLKTRLELEIAEYRRLLDGEDDSSRQVVTKVITVVETVVDGRVVESSKTVDVDVDEIK; this is encoded by the exons ATGTCGATCAGCAGCAGATCCTACGGCCAGAGGACCATGAGTGTTTACGGTGGAGCAGGCGGCCGTGGCACTCGCATCTCCTCATCCCAGCAGAGCTACAGAGCATCCTCTGGAGGCTTCAACGGGTATGATGGCCTGGACCTCCACGTCGGGGCCAACGAGAAGGCCACCATGCAGAACCTGAACGACCGTCTGGGCTCCTACCTGGAGAAGGTGCACATCCTGGAGAAGGAGAACAACAGATTGGACAAGCAGATCAGAGAGTGGTACCAGAGCAGAACTGTCATCTGCCACGACTACACCAAATACTTCGCCATCATCGACGACCTGAAGGACAAG ATTTGTATCGCCTCTAAGCTTAATGCCAAGACAGTCCTGGGCATTGACAATGCAAAACTGGCTGCTGATGATTTCCAAATGAA GTATGAAAACGAGCTGGCCATGAGAATGGCTGTGGAGGCGGACATCTCTGGACTGAAGAGGATGTTTGATGAGATGAACCTGGCCAAAATGGACCTGGAGAATGAGTGTGAGACCCTGAATGAAGAGCTCATCATGCTAAAGAGGAATCACGAAGAG GAGTTGGCTCTTCTAATGAGTCAGATGGGTGGCCAGGTCAATGTGGCCGTGGATGCCTCTCCCTCTACAGACCTGAACCAGGTTATGTCAGAGATCAGGGAACACTACGAGAGTGTGATCGGCAAGAACCGCAAGGAACTTGAGGCATGGTACCAGAACAAG ATTACAGTGGTGGAGCAGgaagtgaacacacacacagagattctGGTGACGTTCAGCACAGAGGTTAAGGACCTGAAGAGCGCATTCCAGAGGCTTCAGATTGAACTGCAGTCCAATTTGAgcatg AAAGCGTCTCTGGAGGGCACCCTGGCAGAGACTCAGACGCGATACGCTGCACAGCTAGCAAGCCTCCAGAACATGGTCACAAGCCTGGAGACTCGGGTGTCCCAGCTCCACGCCAACATCGCCAGCAACAAGCTGGAGTACGACATGCTGCTAGACCTCAAGACCCGGCTGGAGCTGGAGATCGCTGAGTACAGGAGGTTGCTGGATGGGGAGGATGACAG TTCAAGACAAG